One segment of Solanum stenotomum isolate F172 chromosome 1, ASM1918654v1, whole genome shotgun sequence DNA contains the following:
- the LOC125845142 gene encoding malate dehydrogenase, cytoplasmic-like isoform X2, whose amino-acid sequence MAKQPTRVLVTGAAGQIGYALVPMIARGAMLGLDQPVIIHMLDIEPAAESLKGVKMELIDAAFPLLKDVVATTDIVEACKGVNVAVMVGGFPRKEGMERKDVMTKNVSIYKAQASALEQHAAPDCKVLVVANPANTNALILKEFAPSFPAKNITCLTRLDHNRALGQVSEKLKVHVGDVKNVTIWGNHSSTQYPDVNHATVKTAAGEKPVRELVANDQWLNTEFITTVQQRGAAIIKARKLSSALSAASSACDHIRDWVLGTPKGTWVSMGVYSDGSYGIPAGLIYSFPVTCEKGEWSIVQGLKIDEFSKAKMDATAKELVEEKSLAYSCLN is encoded by the exons atGGCAAAACAGCCCACTAGAGTTCTTGTCACTGGAGCTGctg GTCAAATTGGATATGCTCTTGTTCCGATGATCGCGAGAGGAGCCATGTTAGGCCTTGATCAACCTGTTATCATACACATGCTTGATATTGAACCAGCTGCTGAGTCCTTAAAAGGAGTGAAAATGGAATTGATTGATGCAGCTTTTCCTCTTCTCAAAG ATGTTGTTGCTACCACGGATATTGTTGAAGCTTGTAAAGGCGTCAATGTTGCAGTTATGGTTGGTGGATTTCCACGAAAAGAAGGGATGGAAAGAAAGGACGTGATGACGAAAAATGTTTCAATTTACAAGGCACAGGCCTCTGCCTTAGAGCAGCATGCTGCCCCTGATTGCAAG GTTTTGGTTGTTGCTAATCCAGCTAACACCAATGCACTTATTTTGAAAGAATTTGCCCCTTCCTTTCCAGCGAAAAACATCACCTGCCTAACAAGGCTTGATCACAACAGAGCTTTAGGTCAGGTTTCGGAGAAACTAAAGGTTCACGTTGGTGATGTAAAGAATGTGACAATATGGGGAAATCACTCATCAACTCAGTATCCAGATGTGAATCATGCAACGGTGAAAACCGCTGCTGGAGAAAAGCCTGTCAGAGAACTTGTTGCTAATGATCAATG GTTGAACACGGAATTCATCACCACAGTGCAACAAAGAGGAGCCGCTATCATAAAAGCTCGAAAGCTATCAAGTGCATTGTCTGCAGCTAGCTCAGCTTGTGATCATATACGTGATTGGGTTCTCGGCACTCCAAAG GGGACATGGGTTTCAATGGGGGTCTATTCTGATGGATCTTATGGCATTCCAGCTGGTTTAATTTACTCTTTCCCTGTTACTTGTGAGAAAGGAGAATGGTCAATTGTGCAAG GTCTAAAGATAGACGAGTTTTCAAAGGCCAAGATGGATGCAACTGCGAAGGAGTTGGTTGAAGAAAAATCCTTGGCGTATTCATGCCTAAATTGA
- the LOC125845483 gene encoding uncharacterized protein LOC125845483, whose amino-acid sequence MDDSMKQLQEKLIEVEIEGESLLLARQQLVENDRLRNGNREALTALRRRAKTTKTSVPTPFESIMRDVESRPLVKEVCSTCGNHDSKEKTWVMFPGTDVFANIPFHAAHTILEKDQTLLNYEANKLQSVVKEKSLWISDQGVLADTISPGVLRSMVTLSDKPKIAQNE is encoded by the exons ATGGACGACTCGATGAAGCAATTACAAGAAAAGCTTATTGAGGTTGAAATTGAAGGTGAAAGTCTTTTATTAGCTCGGCAACAG TTAGTTGAAAATGATAGATTAAGGAATGGGAACAGGGAAGCATTAACTGCACTAAGGAGGAGGGCTAAGACGACAAAAACAAGTGTTCCTACACCTTTTGAGTCAATAATGAGGGATGTTGAATCAAGACCATTGGTGAAAGAGGTTTGTTCAACCTGCGGTAATCATGATTCAAAGGAGAAGACTTGGGTCATGTTCCCAGGAACTGATGTATTTGCCAATATTCCTTTTCATGCTGCTCATACCATTCTGGAGAAAG ATCAAACTCTACTCAATTATGAAGCTAATAAACTTCAGAGTGTTGTAAAGGAGAAGTCTTTATGGATATCAGATCAAGGAGTTCTTGCTGATACGATTAGTCCAGGTGTCCTCAGATCAATGGTGACCTTAAGTGACAAACCAAA GATTGCGCAGAATGAGTGA
- the LOC125845271 gene encoding squamosa promoter-binding-like protein 8, whose product MLDYEWENQSTFMFTSDQNTQEENDQNNNQFLDPQAHFPHITNYQQQQQQQQLQNPPFPQFQATPNNTHLISSMYDPRAYGVSYTQTHETSMLSLQPTGGFMVVPKSEPQFGGGIHDFSSSSSRIGLNLGGRTYFASSSEDDFVNRLYRRTRAVDAGSVNSPKCQAEGCNADLTHAKHYHRRHKVCEFHSKAATVIAAGLTQRFCQQCSRFHVLSEFDNGKRSCRKRLADHNRRRRKNIQQENNNKQSQPSAKSLAESGAQSSTVTVAISPPRIPVDGFRQRTYQQVTTTTSSPIYFSNG is encoded by the exons atgttgGACTATGAATGGGAAAATCAATCTACTTTTATGTTTACAAGTGATCAAAACACTCAAGaagaaaatgaccaaaataacAATCAATTTTTGGATCCTCAAGCGCATTTTCCTCATATAACAAATTACcaacagcagcagcagcaacaacaatTACAGAATCCGCCATTTCCCCAATTTCAAGCTACTCCAAATAACACTCATTTAATTAGCTCCATGTACGATCCACGCGCTTATGGCGTTTCGTACACGCAAACACACGAAACATCCATGCTTTCTCTACAACCAACTGGTGGATTTATGGTAGTGCCGAAGAGCGAACCGCAATTTGGAGGCGGAATTCATGATTTTTCAAGTAGTAGTAGTCGGATTGGGTTGAATTTGGGCGGGAGAACGTATTTTGCTTCGTCATCGGAAGATGATTTTGTGAACCGGCTTTACCGGCGGACTCGCGCGGTTGACGCCGGTTCAGTGAACTCGCCCAAGTGTCAGGCTGAAGGTTGCAATGCCGATCTCACTCATGCAAAGCACTACCACCGACGGCACAAAGTGTGTGAGTTTCACTCTAAAGCCGCCACCGTTATCGCCGCCGGTTTGACTCAGCGATTCTGCCAACAATGCAGCAG GTTTCATGTTCTGTCGGAATTTGATAACGGGAAAAGAAGTTGCCGGAAACGGTTAGCAGATCACAACCGGAGAAGGAGGAAGAATATTCagcaagaaaataataataagcagTCTCAACCTTCAGCAA AGTCTCTAGCGGAATCAGGAGCACAATCATCAACAGTGACAGTGGCTATATCACCACCAAGAATTCCAGTCGATGGTTTTAGGCAAAGAACATACCAGCAAGTTACAACAACAACTTCTTCACCAATCTACTTCTCCAATGGGtga
- the LOC125845142 gene encoding malate dehydrogenase, cytoplasmic-like isoform X1, producing the protein MEYWGSIEKPIVLLGCAYLSWKIVRHIWSFLNIEKDPITVLVTGAAGQIGYALVPMIARGAMLGLDQPVIIHMLDIEPAAESLKGVKMELIDAAFPLLKDVVATTDIVEACKGVNVAVMVGGFPRKEGMERKDVMTKNVSIYKAQASALEQHAAPDCKVLVVANPANTNALILKEFAPSFPAKNITCLTRLDHNRALGQVSEKLKVHVGDVKNVTIWGNHSSTQYPDVNHATVKTAAGEKPVRELVANDQWLNTEFITTVQQRGAAIIKARKLSSALSAASSACDHIRDWVLGTPKGTWVSMGVYSDGSYGIPAGLIYSFPVTCEKGEWSIVQGLKIDEFSKAKMDATAKELVEEKSLAYSCLN; encoded by the exons atggaATATTGGGGTTCAATTGAAAAGCCTATTGTTTTGTTGGGTTGTGCATATTTGTCATGGAAGATTGTTAGGCATATATGGAGCTTCTTGAATATAGAAAAGGATCCTATTACAGTGCTTGTTACTGGTGCTGCAG GTCAAATTGGATATGCTCTTGTTCCGATGATCGCGAGAGGAGCCATGTTAGGCCTTGATCAACCTGTTATCATACACATGCTTGATATTGAACCAGCTGCTGAGTCCTTAAAAGGAGTGAAAATGGAATTGATTGATGCAGCTTTTCCTCTTCTCAAAG ATGTTGTTGCTACCACGGATATTGTTGAAGCTTGTAAAGGCGTCAATGTTGCAGTTATGGTTGGTGGATTTCCACGAAAAGAAGGGATGGAAAGAAAGGACGTGATGACGAAAAATGTTTCAATTTACAAGGCACAGGCCTCTGCCTTAGAGCAGCATGCTGCCCCTGATTGCAAG GTTTTGGTTGTTGCTAATCCAGCTAACACCAATGCACTTATTTTGAAAGAATTTGCCCCTTCCTTTCCAGCGAAAAACATCACCTGCCTAACAAGGCTTGATCACAACAGAGCTTTAGGTCAGGTTTCGGAGAAACTAAAGGTTCACGTTGGTGATGTAAAGAATGTGACAATATGGGGAAATCACTCATCAACTCAGTATCCAGATGTGAATCATGCAACGGTGAAAACCGCTGCTGGAGAAAAGCCTGTCAGAGAACTTGTTGCTAATGATCAATG GTTGAACACGGAATTCATCACCACAGTGCAACAAAGAGGAGCCGCTATCATAAAAGCTCGAAAGCTATCAAGTGCATTGTCTGCAGCTAGCTCAGCTTGTGATCATATACGTGATTGGGTTCTCGGCACTCCAAAG GGGACATGGGTTTCAATGGGGGTCTATTCTGATGGATCTTATGGCATTCCAGCTGGTTTAATTTACTCTTTCCCTGTTACTTGTGAGAAAGGAGAATGGTCAATTGTGCAAG GTCTAAAGATAGACGAGTTTTCAAAGGCCAAGATGGATGCAACTGCGAAGGAGTTGGTTGAAGAAAAATCCTTGGCGTATTCATGCCTAAATTGA